A single Triticum dicoccoides isolate Atlit2015 ecotype Zavitan chromosome 2A, WEW_v2.0, whole genome shotgun sequence DNA region contains:
- the LOC119354331 gene encoding proline-rich receptor-like protein kinase PERK13 produces the protein MASRPFPRESPLSRPPSSSSLSASVQMGSSPAPSPSPSTSPPMPMIGRAGNLTVFITPPSPASTPRSSRPSDSPRPDFSTPNSRTGTAPPPPQKSASPPAPAVKFSSPPPPVKVSLPPVQVPPPQYGKASAGGKHDGSAFGFLWDAVARVQEAHTSLDEYVANWFGLDQSKYQWALNDYYDTTGKEVEYGKAGKPKELTTTTTTKVQKV, from the exons ATGGCGTCTCGGCCTTTCCCACGGGAGTCCCCTCTCTCCCGGCCTCCTAGCTCTAGCTCTCTCTCCGCCTCCGTTCAAATGGGATCCTCGCCTGCGCCTTCGCCTTCGCCTTCAACTTCGCCGCCGATGCCCATGATAGGGAGGGCCGGCAACCTCACCGTCTTCATcacgccgccgtcgccggccaGCACCCCGCGCTCCTCGCGCCCgtccgactccccaaggccggacTTCTCCACCCCTAACTCCCGCACGGGCACGGCACCGCCTCCGCCGCAGAAGAGCGCTAGCCCACCCGCGCCGGCGGTCAAGTTCTCGTCCCCTCCACCACCCGTGAAGGTGTCCCTGCCTCCTGTGCAGGTGCCCCCGCCGCAGTACGGAAAGGCTTCTGCGGGGGGCAAGCACGACGGATCGGCGTTCGGCTTCTTATGGGACGCCGTTGCGCGCGTGCAGGAAG CGCACACGAGCCTGGACGAGTACGTCGCCAACTGGTTCGGATTGGATCAGTCCAAGTACCAGTGGGCTCTCAACGACTACTACGATACCACCGGCAAG GAAGTGGAATATGGCAAAGCTGGGAAGCCAAAGGagcttactactactactactactaaagtGCAGAAAGTTTAG